The following are encoded together in the Cyanobacterium aponinum PCC 10605 genome:
- a CDS encoding peroxiredoxin: MTLAVGTKAPNFTTKDDQGNTVSLSDFAGKVVVLYFYPKDDTPGCTKEAQSFRDNYTEYQGKDMVVLGVSNDDEASHKMFKEKYGLPFQLLADTDRSITKAYDVEMTYNGQIYPQRVTYIIDGEGTITHVDDKVQTATHAQDILAILG, from the coding sequence ATGACTCTAGCAGTAGGTACTAAAGCACCCAATTTTACAACCAAAGATGATCAAGGTAACACCGTTTCCTTATCCGATTTTGCTGGTAAAGTTGTGGTTTTATACTTTTATCCTAAAGATGATACTCCCGGTTGCACTAAAGAAGCTCAAAGTTTCCGTGATAACTATACCGAATATCAAGGCAAAGATATGGTAGTTTTGGGGGTGAGCAATGATGATGAGGCTTCCCATAAAATGTTTAAAGAAAAGTATGGTTTACCTTTTCAACTTTTAGCTGATACTGATAGAAGTATTACTAAAGCCTATGATGTGGAAATGACTTATAATGGGCAGATTTATCCCCAAAGAGTAACTTACATCATCGATGGAGAAGGAACAATTACCCATGTTGATGACAAAGTGCAAACTGCAACTCATGCTCAAGACATCTTGGCTATTTTAGGCTAA
- a CDS encoding PRC-barrel domain-containing protein — translation MIDAQSSLRNEFLNTQVITRNTGKRLGVVKEVLVDVDRREVVALGLRDNRLAMSGIPKYMYLDRISQMGDVVLVEDEDVIEDVDIDLYSALINSEVVTETGEPLGKVRDFQFNQENGQLNSLIIAAIGLPQIPEQLISTYEISVDEIVSSGPNRIIVFEGAEERVTQITVGLLERLGIGRPPWEKDEDEMYYAPTTPPENQLPTGVPMRPVAQPKPQRTAVVEENWTEDEWEQAEVITPPPARRQEAMAYQEEIEEDNWGESGVEREPAPRYQLNNYDKSETRSKYDESLEDDMWDDDVEDDYRPQKVNIPQKQKMPEYEEY, via the coding sequence ATGATAGATGCACAAAGTAGCTTAAGGAATGAGTTTTTAAATACTCAAGTTATTACTAGAAATACAGGCAAAAGATTAGGGGTTGTCAAGGAGGTATTAGTAGATGTCGATCGCAGAGAAGTAGTTGCACTAGGGTTAAGAGATAATCGTTTAGCCATGTCTGGTATTCCTAAATATATGTATCTCGATCGCATTTCACAAATGGGAGACGTGGTTTTAGTAGAAGACGAGGATGTCATTGAAGATGTTGATATAGACCTTTATAGTGCTTTAATTAATTCCGAAGTTGTCACCGAAACAGGTGAACCTTTAGGTAAGGTAAGAGATTTTCAATTTAATCAAGAAAATGGTCAATTAAACTCTTTAATTATAGCTGCGATCGGTCTTCCCCAAATACCTGAACAGTTAATTAGTACCTATGAAATATCTGTAGATGAAATTGTTAGTAGTGGACCTAATCGTATTATCGTTTTTGAAGGTGCAGAGGAACGAGTAACACAAATAACAGTAGGGCTATTAGAAAGACTCGGAATTGGTCGTCCTCCTTGGGAAAAAGACGAAGACGAGATGTACTACGCACCTACCACTCCCCCAGAAAATCAGTTACCAACAGGAGTACCAATGCGACCCGTTGCCCAACCGAAACCTCAACGCACGGCTGTGGTAGAGGAAAATTGGACTGAAGATGAATGGGAACAAGCAGAAGTTATTACTCCTCCTCCTGCCCGTCGTCAAGAAGCAATGGCTTATCAGGAAGAAATAGAAGAAGACAACTGGGGAGAAAGTGGGGTTGAAAGAGAACCTGCACCTCGTTATCAACTCAATAACTATGATAAATCGGAAACACGCTCTAAATATGACGAATCCTTAGAAGATGATATGTGGGATGATGATGTTGAGGATGATTATCGTCCCCAAAAAGTAAATATTCCCCAAAAACAGAAAATGCCCGAGTACGAGGAATACTAA
- the rpaB gene encoding response regulator transcription factor RpaB, translating to METQKEKILVVDDEASIRRILETRLSMIGYDVVTAADGEDAIATFHETQPDLVVLDVMMPKLDGYGVCQELRKESDIPIIMLTALGDVADRITGLELGADDYVVKPFSPKELEARIRSVLRRVDKTGVAGIPSSGVISINSIRIDTNKRQVYKGDQRIRLTGMEFSLLELLVSKSGEPFSRSEILQEVWGYTPERHVDTRVVDVHVSRLRAKLEDDPSNPELILTARGTGYLFQRILEPGEKKK from the coding sequence TTGGAAACTCAAAAAGAGAAAATTTTAGTAGTTGACGATGAAGCAAGTATTCGCCGTATTTTAGAAACTCGTCTCTCGATGATTGGTTATGATGTTGTCACTGCCGCTGATGGAGAAGATGCGATCGCAACTTTTCATGAAACTCAACCAGATTTAGTGGTTTTAGACGTAATGATGCCCAAATTAGACGGCTATGGAGTTTGTCAAGAACTAAGAAAAGAATCTGATATACCCATTATTATGTTAACTGCTTTAGGAGATGTAGCAGATCGCATTACAGGTTTAGAGCTAGGAGCAGATGATTATGTGGTAAAACCTTTCTCTCCCAAAGAATTAGAAGCAAGAATCCGCTCTGTGTTAAGAAGAGTTGACAAAACAGGAGTTGCAGGAATACCTAGTTCGGGAGTTATCTCCATTAACTCTATCAGAATTGACACCAACAAAAGACAGGTTTACAAAGGAGATCAAAGAATCCGCTTAACAGGAATGGAATTTAGCTTACTAGAACTGCTTGTAAGTAAATCAGGAGAACCTTTTTCTCGCTCAGAAATCTTACAGGAGGTTTGGGGATATACACCTGAGCGTCATGTCGATACTAGAGTTGTGGACGTTCACGTATCCCGTTTAAGAGCAAAATTAGAAGATGACCCTAGCAATCCTGAACTGATTTTAACCGCTAGAGGTACAGGATATTTGTTTCAAAGGATATTAGAACCGGGAGAAAAGAAAAAGTAG
- the pyk gene encoding pyruvate kinase, with amino-acid sequence MKHHTKIVATIGPASNSPEIIKQMVMAGMSVARLNFSHGTYEDHAQIVSLLRRVSEELDTPITLLQDLQGPKIRVGQLPSGQVEIKQGDKLTLIPENWEQTGENIITIDYPYLAEEAEIGTQILLDDGLLEFKIVAIEKPMVICEVIEGGILKSRKGVNLPSLNLRLPSMTEKDKKDLKFGLSQGVDWVSLSFVRRAQDIITLKQFLAQNNAQDTPVIAKIEKPQAVDNLEEIINECDGIMVARGDLGVEMSPEKVPLLQKQIISLCNRQVKPVITATQMLDSMIRSPRPTRAEASDVANAIIDGTDAIMLSGESAVGSYPVKAVEMMAKIALSVEPNLNFTNHPPSLSDETHALSEALNAIDKTMSLKFIVAYTKSGYSAIIAAGERSKTPVLALTVEDKVYHRLNLVWGVKPILIDQEPLNFEDLLNQVETVIHRRNLAKKGDRILIMAGIPTGISKGTNFLKIHVIS; translated from the coding sequence ATGAAGCACCATACTAAAATTGTCGCAACCATAGGACCTGCGAGTAACTCTCCTGAAATTATTAAGCAAATGGTAATGGCGGGAATGAGTGTGGCTAGACTAAATTTTTCTCATGGTACTTATGAAGACCATGCTCAAATTGTATCTTTACTAAGAAGGGTATCAGAAGAATTAGATACTCCTATTACTTTATTACAAGATTTACAAGGACCAAAGATTAGAGTTGGTCAATTACCTTCAGGGCAAGTAGAGATAAAGCAAGGAGATAAATTAACTCTTATTCCCGAAAATTGGGAGCAAACAGGAGAAAATATCATTACCATTGACTATCCTTACTTAGCAGAAGAAGCGGAAATTGGTACACAAATCCTTCTCGATGATGGTTTGTTAGAGTTTAAAATTGTTGCCATAGAGAAACCTATGGTTATTTGTGAAGTAATAGAAGGGGGAATCCTTAAAAGTCGTAAGGGGGTGAATTTACCAAGTCTTAATCTGCGCTTACCTTCTATGACAGAAAAGGATAAAAAAGATCTAAAATTTGGCTTATCTCAGGGAGTTGATTGGGTTTCCCTCAGTTTTGTTCGTAGGGCGCAAGATATAATCACTTTAAAACAATTTTTAGCTCAAAATAATGCACAAGATACCCCTGTAATTGCCAAAATTGAAAAACCCCAAGCGGTTGATAACCTCGAAGAAATTATTAATGAGTGTGATGGCATCATGGTGGCAAGAGGAGATTTAGGAGTGGAAATGAGTCCTGAGAAAGTTCCTTTACTGCAAAAACAAATTATTTCTTTATGTAATCGACAAGTTAAGCCGGTAATTACCGCTACACAAATGTTAGATAGTATGATACGCAGTCCTCGTCCCACCCGTGCAGAAGCCAGTGATGTAGCCAATGCGATTATTGATGGTACGGATGCAATTATGTTATCAGGAGAGTCGGCAGTCGGTTCATATCCTGTTAAAGCGGTGGAAATGATGGCGAAAATAGCTTTAAGTGTTGAACCTAATTTGAATTTTACGAATCATCCTCCTTCTTTGAGTGATGAAACCCATGCTTTGAGCGAGGCTTTAAATGCCATTGACAAAACTATGTCTCTCAAATTCATTGTTGCTTATACGAAAAGTGGCTATAGTGCCATAATTGCGGCGGGAGAGCGTTCTAAAACTCCTGTGTTAGCTTTAACGGTAGAAGATAAAGTTTATCATCGTCTTAATCTTGTTTGGGGTGTGAAGCCGATTTTAATTGATCAAGAGCCTCTCAACTTTGAAGATTTACTCAATCAGGTAGAAACGGTTATTCATAGACGCAATTTAGCGAAAAAAGGCGATCGCATCTTAATTATGGCGGGTATTCCTACGGGAATTAGTAAAGGCACTAATTTTTTAAAAATACACGTTATAAGCTAA
- a CDS encoding LysE family translocator, translating into MMNISLTFSSAIALFTAMVILASIPSMSVLTVSTRTITHGLTHGIWTAMGIVSGDILFLIVAIYGLSIFAGINIFFSLIKYIGALYLLWLGLSLWRKTPVNQILVKSNEKSSFIASFLMGFVITTADLKAILFYLSFLPAFLDLSSVSLMDTFIIILITIIAVGGIKFIYAFFSYKTGSVLKKNNNFKYINYVAGTMMIAIAFFLLFKT; encoded by the coding sequence ATGATGAATATAAGTTTAACTTTCAGTAGTGCGATCGCTCTTTTTACGGCGATGGTAATTTTAGCTTCAATACCCAGCATGAGCGTTTTAACCGTATCAACACGAACCATTACTCACGGTTTAACTCATGGAATTTGGACGGCTATGGGCATAGTTTCGGGAGATATTTTATTTCTAATTGTGGCGATTTATGGTTTATCAATTTTTGCGGGAATTAATATTTTTTTCAGTTTAATTAAATATATTGGTGCTTTATATTTATTGTGGTTAGGCTTAAGTTTATGGAGAAAAACACCAGTCAATCAAATCTTAGTTAAATCAAATGAAAAGTCTTCTTTTATAGCTAGTTTTCTCATGGGATTTGTGATAACAACTGCCGATTTAAAAGCGATTCTTTTTTATTTGAGTTTTTTACCTGCTTTTTTGGATTTATCTAGTGTTTCTTTAATGGATACTTTTATTATCATTTTAATTACTATTATTGCTGTGGGGGGAATCAAGTTTATTTATGCTTTTTTTAGTTATAAAACAGGCTCAGTTTTAAAGAAAAATAATAATTTTAAATATATTAATTATGTCGCTGGAACAATGATGATTGCGATCGCATTTTTCCTCTTATTTAAAACCTGA
- a CDS encoding cation:proton antiporter subunit C: protein MIILEGFILATILCGFLGIMLKRNLVMKIMGMDVMSSGVIAYYVFIASRKGFFTPILTAKDNVDYADPVPQAVILTAIVIGFSIQALMLVGVMKLAVDNPTLETDEIENTIGK from the coding sequence ATGATAATTTTAGAGGGATTTATTCTTGCGACAATCCTCTGTGGATTTTTAGGGATTATGTTAAAGCGTAATCTAGTTATGAAAATTATGGGCATGGATGTAATGAGTAGTGGGGTTATTGCTTATTATGTCTTTATTGCTTCTCGGAAGGGTTTTTTTACCCCTATTCTCACCGCTAAGGATAACGTTGATTATGCGGACCCAGTACCTCAAGCAGTCATTTTAACAGCTATTGTAATTGGTTTTTCCATTCAGGCTTTGATGTTAGTGGGTGTCATGAAATTAGCTGTTGATAATCCTACATTAGAAACCGACGAGATTGAAAATACTATTGGAAAATAA
- a CDS encoding cation:proton antiporter: MDTITLIWLALPFLAGFIIYLLPKCSRILSLAVLSISVLYPFWLLTSGQDLTLQLLDNFGVSLFIDKLSGYFILTNSLVTIAVLFYCWYEERKAFFYTQLMILYGSVNACFIGYDFISFYVAIEVISIAAFLLIVYPRTDKSIWIGLRYLFVSNTAMLFYLIGAILIYKANNSFSFNGLSNSPPEAIALILLGLLAKGGVFVSGLWLPLTHASAETPVSALLSGVVVKAGVYPLIRLALIVDEMDHIVRIVAIATALLGVIYAIFESDVKRMLAFHTVSQLGFVLASPPVAGIYALFHGLVKSSLFLMAGSLPTRNIKELKHTNINTYLWIALVIASLSISGVPLLAGYCAKVLTVKNLYPWQVMLMNIAAVGTAISFAKFIFLPHDTSAKILKQNWGFWFGVIFLLAGLIFANGFYLSTYTLSNIIKALITVFIGWLVYFVLIKKAVIKLPRILEDFDHLIGIMSLTLVGLFWMVLP; this comes from the coding sequence ATGGATACTATTACTTTAATTTGGTTAGCTTTACCTTTTTTGGCAGGTTTTATTATTTACTTATTGCCAAAATGTAGTCGCATACTTTCCCTTGCAGTTTTATCAATTTCTGTTTTGTATCCTTTTTGGTTACTCACTTCTGGGCAGGATTTAACTTTACAATTATTAGACAATTTTGGTGTTAGTCTTTTCATCGATAAGCTAAGTGGCTATTTTATTCTTACCAATAGTCTTGTTACCATTGCCGTCTTATTTTATTGTTGGTATGAGGAAAGAAAGGCTTTTTTCTATACCCAATTAATGATTCTCTACGGTAGTGTTAACGCTTGTTTTATTGGCTACGACTTTATCAGTTTTTATGTTGCCATTGAGGTTATTAGCATTGCCGCTTTTCTTTTAATAGTTTATCCTCGCACGGACAAAAGTATCTGGATCGGTTTACGGTATCTCTTTGTTAGTAATACAGCAATGTTGTTTTACCTGATAGGAGCAATTTTAATCTACAAAGCTAATAATTCTTTTAGTTTCAACGGTTTAAGTAATTCCCCCCCAGAAGCGATCGCACTTATTCTGTTAGGATTATTAGCTAAAGGAGGAGTCTTTGTCTCTGGATTATGGTTGCCCCTCACCCATGCCTCCGCCGAAACCCCCGTATCCGCATTGTTATCAGGAGTAGTAGTTAAAGCAGGAGTTTATCCCCTAATTCGCCTTGCTTTAATTGTGGATGAGATGGATCATATTGTACGCATTGTAGCTATAGCCACTGCCCTGCTAGGAGTCATCTACGCTATTTTTGAAAGCGATGTCAAGAGAATGTTAGCCTTTCACACCGTATCTCAATTAGGTTTTGTTTTGGCTTCTCCTCCCGTTGCAGGAATTTATGCCCTTTTTCACGGCTTAGTAAAATCTAGCTTATTTTTAATGGCAGGTTCATTGCCAACACGGAATATCAAAGAATTAAAACACACTAATATTAATACTTATTTATGGATAGCCTTAGTCATCGCTAGTTTATCCATTTCCGGTGTACCTTTACTCGCTGGATATTGTGCCAAAGTTTTAACGGTTAAAAATCTTTATCCATGGCAAGTAATGTTAATGAATATTGCCGCCGTTGGTACAGCTATTTCCTTCGCCAAATTTATTTTTTTACCCCACGATACATCCGCCAAGATACTAAAACAAAATTGGGGTTTTTGGTTTGGAGTTATTTTTTTGTTGGCAGGTTTAATTTTTGCTAACGGTTTCTATCTATCTACTTACACCCTAAGTAATATTATTAAAGCCCTAATTACAGTCTTCATTGGTTGGTTAGTTTACTTTGTCTTAATCAAAAAAGCGGTTATCAAATTACCTCGCATCCTAGAAGATTTTGATCATCTCATTGGCATTATGAGCTTAACCCTAGTGGGCTTATTTTGGATGGTTTTACCATAG
- a CDS encoding S1 RNA-binding domain-containing protein, whose translation MTANSHSSASNNLSFSMDDFSQALEQEQYDYHFKQGDVVRGKVFEYSSDGVYVDIGGKSPGFVPQTEVDWRGSSNVKEVLPLEQEFDFVIIKEQDAEGQVKLSRRQLFIDQAWDNLKEIEEKGAIVQMLVTGVNRGGVFGEVQGLKGFIPKSHLTQKEDLETLIDQTVDTNILQLDQKENKLVLTQRNIARSSALSQLKENEVVAGKIAKIQPYGVFVDFGGVSGLLHIKQISEGKVNALESFFQIGEEVKVVIMEIDTFKNRISLSTKILETYPGEFLENKEAVMANAEERLANKKAQS comes from the coding sequence ATGACCGCTAATTCTCATTCCTCTGCATCTAATAATCTCTCGTTTTCTATGGATGATTTTTCTCAGGCTTTAGAACAAGAACAGTATGACTATCATTTTAAGCAGGGAGATGTTGTCAGGGGGAAAGTGTTCGAGTATTCTTCCGACGGTGTTTATGTAGATATTGGCGGTAAATCCCCCGGTTTTGTTCCTCAGACAGAGGTGGACTGGCGAGGTTCTTCTAATGTTAAAGAAGTATTACCTTTAGAGCAGGAATTTGATTTTGTTATTATCAAGGAACAAGATGCAGAAGGACAAGTGAAATTATCTCGCCGTCAATTATTTATTGATCAAGCATGGGATAATTTAAAGGAGATTGAAGAAAAAGGTGCGATCGTGCAAATGTTGGTTACAGGAGTTAACCGTGGAGGTGTTTTTGGTGAAGTACAAGGTTTAAAAGGTTTTATTCCTAAATCCCATTTAACTCAGAAAGAAGATTTGGAGACTTTAATAGATCAAACTGTTGATACTAATATTCTACAATTAGACCAAAAAGAAAATAAGTTAGTATTAACCCAAAGAAATATTGCTCGTTCTTCCGCTCTATCTCAACTCAAGGAAAACGAAGTTGTTGCTGGTAAAATAGCTAAAATTCAACCCTATGGTGTTTTTGTCGATTTTGGTGGTGTTAGTGGTTTACTGCACATCAAACAAATTAGCGAGGGTAAAGTAAACGCTTTAGAAAGTTTCTTTCAAATAGGAGAAGAAGTAAAAGTTGTAATTATGGAAATTGATACTTTTAAAAATCGTATCTCCTTATCGACAAAAATATTAGAAACTTATCCCGGAGAGTTTTTAGAAAATAAAGAAGCAGTAATGGCAAATGCGGAAGAAAGACTGGCAAATAAAAAAGCACAGAGTTAG
- the psbZ gene encoding photosystem II reaction center protein PsbZ translates to MGVIFQLVLTALVLFSFLMIVYVPVAYASPQNWEQSKPLLYLGSGIWLALVVAVAVLNFFVV, encoded by the coding sequence ATGGGAGTTATATTCCAATTAGTATTAACCGCGCTAGTGCTTTTTTCTTTCTTAATGATCGTTTATGTGCCTGTTGCTTATGCTTCCCCACAAAACTGGGAGCAGTCTAAGCCCTTATTATACTTAGGTTCTGGCATCTGGTTAGCCCTAGTGGTTGCTGTTGCTGTCTTAAACTTTTTCGTGGTTTAA
- the ribH gene encoding 6,7-dimethyl-8-ribityllumazine synthase has protein sequence MAIFEGNFQDTSNLRFALVIGRFNDLITNKLLSGCQDCLKRHGVDINPEGNQVDYAWVPGSFEVSLVAKKLALTGRYDAIICLGAVIRGDTPHFDYVCNEAAKGIASVGLNTGVPIVFGIVTTDTMQQALERAGIKSNLGWNYAMNALEMATLMKQIEK, from the coding sequence ATGGCAATTTTTGAAGGAAATTTTCAAGATACATCAAATCTACGTTTTGCATTAGTCATAGGACGTTTCAATGATTTAATTACGAATAAGTTATTATCTGGCTGTCAAGATTGTTTGAAAAGGCATGGAGTGGATATAAACCCAGAAGGAAATCAGGTAGATTATGCTTGGGTGCCGGGTAGTTTTGAGGTGTCTTTAGTTGCCAAAAAATTAGCTCTTACAGGGCGTTATGATGCCATTATCTGTTTAGGGGCAGTTATTAGAGGAGATACCCCCCATTTTGACTATGTTTGCAATGAAGCGGCCAAGGGAATTGCTTCTGTTGGTTTAAATACTGGTGTGCCGATTGTTTTCGGAATTGTCACCACAGACACAATGCAACAGGCTTTAGAAAGAGCGGGAATAAAAAGTAATTTAGGATGGAATTATGCCATGAATGCTTTGGAAATGGCTACTTTAATGAAGCAGATTGAAAAATAG
- a CDS encoding cysteine synthase A has translation MDIKNGFVGTIGNTPLIRLNSFSEETGCEILGKAEFLNPGGSVKDRAALYIIQEAEKQGLLKPGGTVVEGTAGNTGIGLAHICNAKGYKCVIVIPETQSQEKMDLLRTLGAEVRAVPAVPYKDPNNYVKLSGRIAEEMDNAIWANQFDNLANRQAHYETTGKEIWQQTDGKVDGWVAATGTGGTFAGVSLFLKEKNPNIQCVLADPMGSGLYSYVKTGEIKIEGNSITEGIGNSRITANMEGVPIDDAVQIHDNEALRVIYQLLYKEGLFMGGSVGINVAGAIALAKQLGPGHTIVTVLCDGGARYQSRLYNPQWLKSKGLTIPQF, from the coding sequence ATGGATATTAAAAACGGCTTCGTTGGTACTATTGGCAACACTCCTTTAATCCGTCTTAATAGCTTCAGCGAAGAAACAGGATGCGAAATTTTAGGCAAAGCTGAATTTTTGAACCCCGGCGGTTCAGTTAAAGATAGAGCGGCATTATATATTATTCAAGAGGCAGAAAAACAAGGATTACTTAAGCCCGGAGGTACGGTGGTAGAAGGTACGGCGGGAAATACGGGTATCGGTTTGGCTCATATTTGCAATGCGAAGGGATATAAATGTGTAATTGTCATTCCTGAAACTCAATCTCAAGAAAAAATGGATTTGTTACGTACTTTAGGGGCTGAGGTTAGGGCTGTTCCAGCTGTGCCTTATAAAGATCCCAATAATTATGTTAAGTTATCGGGTAGGATTGCAGAAGAAATGGATAACGCAATCTGGGCAAATCAATTTGATAATTTAGCTAATCGTCAAGCCCACTATGAAACAACAGGAAAAGAAATTTGGCAACAAACTGATGGTAAAGTTGATGGTTGGGTTGCGGCAACAGGCACTGGAGGAACCTTTGCGGGGGTATCTTTGTTTCTAAAGGAAAAAAATCCTAATATTCAGTGCGTTTTGGCTGATCCTATGGGTAGTGGTTTGTACAGTTACGTCAAAACAGGGGAAATAAAAATTGAGGGTAATTCTATTACTGAAGGTATTGGTAATAGTCGCATTACCGCTAATATGGAAGGTGTACCCATTGATGATGCGGTACAAATCCACGACAATGAAGCCTTAAGAGTTATTTATCAGTTACTCTATAAAGAAGGTTTATTTATGGGCGGTTCTGTGGGTATAAATGTAGCAGGTGCGATCGCACTTGCCAAACAACTAGGCCCCGGACATACCATTGTGACAGTTTTATGTGATGGTGGGGCTCGTTATCAATCCCGTCTTTATAATCCTCAGTGGCTTAAGTCTAAGGGCTTAACTATTCCTCAATTCTAG
- a CDS encoding type II toxin-antitoxin system VapC family toxin, which translates to MITYVVDTHALAWFISEDERLSCKAKEILTQAENGEVKVLIPTLVMAELTHIAEKGKVKIIIEELLDKINQGDGFSIVGFDFVIFQQMLILPKHWDIHDRIIAATASYYQSTLITRDQILGNFPNLKTIWE; encoded by the coding sequence ATGATTACTTATGTAGTTGACACTCATGCTCTAGCTTGGTTTATTAGTGAAGATGAAAGATTATCTTGTAAAGCTAAAGAAATTTTGACTCAGGCTGAAAATGGAGAAGTTAAGGTATTAATCCCTACCTTGGTAATGGCAGAACTTACTCATATTGCTGAAAAAGGAAAAGTAAAGATTATAATCGAAGAATTACTAGATAAGATTAATCAAGGAGATGGTTTTAGTATCGTTGGTTTTGATTTTGTAATTTTTCAACAAATGCTAATTCTCCCTAAACATTGGGATATTCATGATCGCATTATTGCCGCAACAGCCAGTTATTATCAATCAACATTAATTACTAGAGATCAAATTTTAGGGAATTTTCCCAATCTCAAAACTATTTGGGAGTAA
- a CDS encoding DUF2281 domain-containing protein: MTLEQLLISKFQTLSPHRKQELLDFAEFLAQKSDSQSQGKLSNNKTTIRGLWKDVVVTDEDLDEAKKAVFKNISEWD, translated from the coding sequence ATGACATTAGAACAATTATTAATCAGTAAATTTCAAACATTATCACCCCACAGAAAGCAAGAATTGCTAGATTTTGCGGAATTTTTAGCTCAAAAATCTGACTCCCAATCTCAAGGAAAATTGTCTAACAATAAAACCACAATAAGGGGTTTATGGAAAGATGTTGTGGTAACAGATGAGGATTTAGATGAAGCAAAAAAAGCAGTATTTAAGAATATTTCAGAGTGGGATTAA